One Mycobacterium sp. SMC-4 DNA window includes the following coding sequences:
- a CDS encoding NADP-dependent isocitrate dehydrogenase — protein MSAEQPTIIYTLTDEAPLLATFAFLPVVRTFASAAGIDVKSTDISVAARILAEFSDRLTEEQKVPDNLAELGELTQLPETNIIKLPNISASVPQLLAAIKELKAKGYDLPDYPGEPQNDDEKQIKERYAKVLGSAVNPVLRQGNSDRRAPKAVKEYARKHPHSMGEWSQASRTHVATMKHGDFYHGEKSMTIDKDRKVKMVLTTKSGQTQVLKPEVALEDGDVIDSMFMSKKALCDFYEEEMQDAYKTGVMFSLHVKATMMKVSHPIVFGHAVKVFYKDAFAKHQKLFDDLGVNVNNGMSDLYDKIASLPASQRDEIIEDLHRCHETRPELAMVDSARGITNFHSPSDVIVDASMPAMIRLGGKMYGADGRTKDTKAVNPESTFSRIYQEIINFCKTHGQFDPTTMGTVPNVGLMAMKAEEYGSHDKTFEIPEDGVADIVDIDTGEVLLSQNVETGDIWRMPIVKDAAIRDWVKLAVTRARASGMPAVFWLDTERPHEVELRKKVKAYLSDHDTEGLQIQIMPQVWAMRYTIERVIRGQDTIAVTGNILRDYLTDLFPILELGTSAKMLSIVPLMAGGGMYETGAGGSAPKHVSQLLEENHLRWDSLGEFLALGASFEDMGRKSGNKKAELLGKTLDAAIGKLLDNNKSPSRKAGELDNRGSQFYLSLYWAQELAQQSEDGELAEYFTPLAKALADNEETIIAELNEVQGESVDIGGYYYPDREKTTAVMRPSKTFNETLERAGG, from the coding sequence ATGAGCGCTGAGCAGCCGACCATCATCTACACGCTGACCGACGAGGCGCCACTGCTGGCGACGTTTGCGTTCTTGCCGGTGGTCCGCACCTTCGCCTCCGCGGCCGGCATCGACGTCAAGTCCACCGACATCTCGGTGGCAGCGCGCATCCTCGCCGAGTTCAGCGATCGGCTGACCGAAGAGCAGAAGGTGCCCGACAACCTCGCCGAGCTCGGCGAGCTGACCCAGCTGCCCGAGACCAACATCATCAAACTTCCCAACATCAGCGCCTCGGTTCCGCAGCTTCTGGCCGCGATCAAGGAGCTCAAGGCCAAGGGCTACGACCTGCCCGACTACCCCGGCGAACCACAGAACGACGACGAGAAGCAGATCAAGGAGCGCTACGCGAAAGTGCTCGGCAGTGCGGTCAATCCCGTTCTCCGCCAGGGCAATTCAGATCGCCGTGCACCCAAGGCGGTCAAGGAGTACGCCCGCAAGCACCCGCACAGCATGGGGGAGTGGTCGCAGGCGTCGCGTACCCATGTGGCGACCATGAAGCACGGCGACTTCTACCATGGCGAGAAATCGATGACCATCGACAAAGACCGCAAGGTCAAGATGGTCTTGACCACCAAGAGCGGCCAGACCCAGGTACTCAAGCCCGAGGTGGCTCTCGAAGACGGCGACGTCATCGACAGCATGTTCATGAGCAAGAAGGCGTTGTGCGACTTCTACGAGGAGGAGATGCAGGACGCCTACAAGACCGGGGTCATGTTCTCACTGCACGTCAAGGCGACGATGATGAAGGTCAGCCACCCCATCGTGTTCGGCCATGCGGTCAAGGTGTTCTACAAGGACGCGTTCGCCAAGCACCAGAAGCTGTTCGACGATCTCGGCGTCAACGTCAACAACGGCATGAGCGATCTGTACGACAAGATCGCCTCGCTACCGGCGTCGCAGCGTGACGAGATCATCGAGGACCTCCACCGTTGCCACGAGACCCGGCCCGAATTGGCGATGGTCGATTCAGCGCGCGGTATCACCAACTTCCACTCGCCCAGCGACGTGATCGTCGACGCGTCGATGCCGGCGATGATCCGGCTCGGCGGCAAGATGTACGGCGCCGACGGCCGCACCAAGGACACCAAGGCGGTCAATCCGGAATCCACGTTCTCCCGGATCTACCAGGAGATCATCAACTTCTGTAAGACCCACGGCCAGTTCGATCCGACGACGATGGGCACCGTTCCCAACGTCGGGCTGATGGCGATGAAGGCCGAAGAGTACGGCTCCCACGACAAGACGTTCGAGATCCCCGAGGACGGCGTGGCCGACATCGTCGACATCGACACCGGCGAGGTGCTGCTGAGCCAGAACGTCGAGACCGGCGACATCTGGCGTATGCCCATCGTCAAGGACGCCGCGATCCGGGACTGGGTCAAGCTGGCCGTGACGCGGGCCCGCGCCTCGGGTATGCCGGCCGTGTTCTGGCTCGACACCGAGCGTCCCCACGAAGTCGAGCTGCGCAAGAAGGTCAAGGCCTACCTGTCCGACCATGACACCGAAGGTCTGCAGATCCAGATCATGCCGCAGGTCTGGGCGATGCGATACACAATCGAGCGGGTCATCCGCGGGCAGGACACCATCGCGGTGACCGGCAACATCCTGCGTGACTACCTGACCGACCTGTTCCCGATCCTCGAGCTCGGCACCAGCGCCAAGATGCTGTCCATCGTGCCTCTGATGGCCGGCGGCGGCATGTACGAGACCGGCGCGGGCGGGTCCGCCCCCAAACACGTAAGCCAGCTGCTCGAAGAGAACCACCTGCGGTGGGATTCGCTGGGCGAGTTCCTCGCGCTGGGCGCGAGCTTCGAGGACATGGGCCGCAAGTCGGGTAACAAGAAGGCCGAGCTGCTGGGCAAGACCCTCGACGCCGCAATCGGCAAGTTGCTCGACAACAACAAGAGCCCGTCGCGTAAGGCCGGCGAGCTGGACAACCGCGGCAGCCAGTTCTACCTGAGTTTGTACTGGGCGCAGGAGCTGGCCCAGCAGAGTGAGGACGGCGAACTCGCCGAGTACTTCACCCCGTTGGCGAAGGCGCTGGCCGACAACGAAGAGACAATCATCGCCGAGCTCAACGAGGTGCAGGGGGAGTCCGTCGACATCGGCGGCTACTACTACCCGGACCGGGAGAAGACGACCGCGGTGATGCGTCCCAGCAAGACCTTCAACGAGACGCTGGAGCGGGCCGGCGGTTAG